The Stappia sp. genome window below encodes:
- the fliF gene encoding flagellar basal-body MS-ring/collar protein FliF, translated as MNALNDLVKALGPARLAAMGAVAAILIGVFAFIMLRVTAPQMTPLYTDLTFDDSAAIVSQLESLAIPFEMRNDGATIMIPQEEVFRTRMRLAEQGLPLGGSVGYEIFDQADTLGSTSFVQNINRTRALEGELARTIRSIGRIKAARVHLVIPERKLFQRDQQPPTASIALTVRGSLDPGQIRAIQHLVATAVEGLQPNFVSIVDETGRLLASGAGEEGEGFLASSLAERRQSMESRLRTQIEEILNSVVGVGRSRVRVAMELDHNRITETQETFDPDGQVVRSTQTREENSSTIGRTGAVTAANQLPEAGQDGGEAANRDISNQAEEIVNFEISKSVKTEVIEAGGVERLSVAVLVDGVYAPNENGDLVYEPRSQEELDRIAVLVRSAVGFDEARGDTVEVVNLRFAQGPTALIGEEEPGLFEFTRADMMRFIELGVLFLIALLLTLFAVRPLVKRILTVEEPETPALLGADGQPIEGAMLADQSGESSAQELDEDGEPRIEWLEEAQAQGAVQVATISKVGALIEEYPNEAVGIIRSWMNEAA; from the coding sequence GTGAACGCACTGAACGATCTCGTCAAGGCTCTCGGCCCGGCCCGGCTTGCCGCCATGGGCGCGGTGGCGGCCATTCTCATCGGCGTCTTCGCGTTCATCATGCTGCGCGTGACCGCCCCGCAGATGACGCCGCTCTACACGGATCTGACCTTCGACGATTCCGCGGCCATCGTCTCGCAGCTCGAAAGCCTGGCGATCCCCTTCGAGATGCGCAACGACGGCGCCACCATCATGATCCCGCAGGAGGAGGTGTTCCGCACCCGCATGCGGCTCGCCGAACAGGGGCTGCCGCTCGGCGGCTCGGTCGGCTACGAGATCTTCGACCAGGCCGATACCCTCGGCTCGACCAGCTTCGTCCAGAACATCAACCGCACCCGGGCGCTGGAAGGCGAACTGGCGCGCACCATCCGCTCCATCGGCCGCATCAAGGCGGCGCGGGTGCATCTGGTCATTCCGGAGCGCAAGCTGTTCCAGCGCGACCAGCAGCCGCCGACCGCCTCCATCGCGCTGACCGTGCGCGGCTCGCTCGATCCGGGCCAGATCCGCGCCATCCAGCACCTCGTCGCCACGGCGGTGGAGGGGCTGCAGCCCAATTTCGTCTCCATCGTCGACGAGACCGGTCGGCTGCTCGCCAGCGGCGCGGGCGAGGAGGGCGAGGGCTTTCTGGCGTCCTCGCTCGCCGAGCGCCGCCAGTCGATGGAATCGCGGCTGCGCACGCAGATCGAGGAAATCCTGAATTCCGTCGTCGGCGTCGGCCGGTCGCGGGTGCGCGTGGCGATGGAGCTCGACCACAATCGCATCACCGAGACCCAGGAGACCTTCGACCCGGACGGCCAGGTCGTGCGTTCCACCCAGACGCGCGAGGAGAACTCCTCCACCATCGGCCGCACCGGGGCCGTGACGGCGGCGAACCAGCTGCCCGAGGCGGGGCAGGACGGCGGCGAGGCGGCCAACCGCGATATCTCCAACCAGGCCGAGGAAATCGTCAACTTCGAGATCTCCAAGTCGGTCAAGACCGAGGTGATCGAGGCCGGCGGCGTGGAGCGTCTGTCGGTGGCGGTGCTGGTCGACGGCGTCTATGCGCCGAACGAGAACGGCGATCTCGTCTACGAGCCGCGTTCGCAGGAGGAGCTCGACCGCATCGCCGTGCTGGTGCGCTCGGCGGTCGGTTTCGACGAGGCGCGCGGCGACACGGTGGAAGTCGTGAACCTGCGCTTCGCGCAAGGCCCGACCGCGCTGATCGGCGAGGAGGAGCCGGGCCTGTTCGAATTCACCCGCGCCGACATGATGCGCTTCATCGAACTGGGCGTGCTGTTCCTGATCGCCCTGCTGCTGACGCTCTTCGCGGTCCGCCCGCTGGTCAAGCGCATCCTCACCGTCGAGGAGCCCGAGACGCCGGCCCTGCTCGGCGCCGACGGCCAGCCCATCGAAGGGGCGATGCTCGCCGACCAGTCGGGCGAGAGCTCCGCCCAGGAGCTGGACGAGGACGGCGAGCCGCGCATCGAGTGGCTGGAGGAGGCCCAGGCCCAGGGCGCCGTGCAGGTCGCCACCATCTCCAAGGTCGGCGCGCTGATCGAGGAATATCCGAATGAAGCCGTCGGGATCATTCGCAGCTGGATGAACGAAGCCGCATGA
- a CDS encoding class I SAM-dependent methyltransferase has protein sequence MTTDFFPVTRLRRWLDRILAPSARSAGTHEDVESAYARWAPVYDWVFTAPLVFGQRAAARAANRLSGDLLEVGVGTGLSLPLYDRKLTITGIDLSKPMLKRAHERVARKGLDNVAGLHAMDAADMRFEDGQFDLATVMYVMTVVPDPAQVMAELERVVRPGGTVIIVNHFARERGLLAWIERGLARFAHKLGWDPLFRRETVLDNTTMTLEHEERLGPLGLFTMLVFRRA, from the coding sequence ATGACCACCGATTTCTTTCCCGTCACCCGCCTGCGCCGCTGGCTGGACCGCATCCTTGCGCCGTCCGCCAGAAGTGCGGGAACGCATGAAGACGTTGAAAGCGCCTATGCCCGCTGGGCGCCGGTCTACGACTGGGTGTTCACCGCCCCGCTCGTCTTCGGGCAGCGCGCGGCGGCCCGCGCGGCAAACCGGCTCTCCGGCGATCTGCTGGAAGTCGGCGTCGGCACCGGCCTGTCCCTGCCGCTCTACGACCGCAAGCTGACGATCACCGGCATCGACCTGTCGAAACCGATGCTCAAGCGCGCGCACGAACGCGTCGCGCGCAAGGGCCTGGACAATGTGGCGGGTCTCCACGCCATGGATGCCGCCGACATGCGCTTCGAGGACGGGCAATTCGATCTGGCGACCGTCATGTATGTCATGACGGTGGTGCCCGATCCGGCGCAGGTGATGGCCGAACTCGAACGCGTCGTGCGCCCGGGCGGAACGGTCATCATCGTCAACCACTTCGCCCGTGAGCGCGGGCTTCTCGCCTGGATCGAACGCGGCCTGGCGCGCTTCGCGCACAAGCTCGGCTGGGACCCGCTGTTCCGCCGCGAGACGGTGCTCGACAACACCACCATGACGCTGGAGCACGAGGAACGTCTCGGCCCGCTCGGCCTCTTCACCATGCTTGTCTTTCGCCGCGCCTGA
- a CDS encoding esterase-like activity of phytase family protein: protein MTVFRLGALSAALLASTVVASAEPVFNRIASFPVNTNLPADMDPATETSAEIISATADGMTLVYSDSPLEAIGMIDITDPAAPKPAGVVMLEGEPTAVSVIGAKVLAGVNTSASFTDPSGHLAVIDIASRQIEARCDLGGQPDSVAVSPAGDIVAIAIENERDEDLNDGVIPQMPAGNLVIFSLADGVPDCDSRIVADLTGLAEVAGDDPEPEFVDINANNEIAVTLQENNHIAIVNGADGSIVSHFSAGAVDLDNVDVEEERALTFDGTLKGVAREPDAVQWLDDERLVTANEGDYRGGSRGFTIFSKSGEVLHESGLDFEYRVALAGHYPERRSGNKGVEPEGMEVGTFGESTYVFLLSERGSVIGVYEDTGETPAFKQLLPTALAPEGAVAIPGRNLLAVSNEADLIEDGGVRSHVTIYAYAEGAPAYPMIVSTMDAETGRPVGFGALSGLAADPSEPGRLYAVNDSFYAMQPTIFTIDATQQPARITKATRVTRAGQPAQLLDLEGIVSDGADGFWLASEGRTDRLVPHALYHVDAEGEIRTQVPFPAELLAVERRFGAEGITLIGDTLWIAIQRSWKDDPENTVKLVAYNTETGEWGAVRYPTEPAESGWVGLSEITLHGDHVYIVERDNRIGAAAKIKKLTRVALSELQPAPLGGELPLVTKEDVRDFIPDLTATGGYVVDKIEGFAIDADGVGYAVTDNDGVDDSNGETLFFSIGKM, encoded by the coding sequence ATGACCGTTTTTCGCCTGGGCGCGCTGTCGGCCGCGCTGCTTGCCTCCACCGTGGTGGCATCCGCCGAGCCCGTTTTCAATCGCATTGCCTCGTTCCCGGTGAACACCAATCTGCCGGCGGACATGGATCCAGCCACCGAGACCTCGGCGGAGATCATTTCCGCGACCGCCGACGGCATGACGCTCGTCTATTCCGACAGCCCGCTGGAAGCGATCGGCATGATCGACATCACCGATCCGGCCGCGCCGAAGCCGGCCGGCGTCGTGATGCTCGAGGGTGAGCCGACGGCCGTCTCCGTGATCGGGGCGAAGGTGCTCGCCGGCGTCAACACCTCGGCAAGCTTCACCGACCCGTCCGGCCATCTGGCGGTTATCGACATTGCCTCGCGGCAGATCGAGGCGCGCTGCGATCTGGGCGGCCAGCCGGATTCGGTCGCCGTGTCGCCGGCGGGCGACATCGTCGCCATCGCCATCGAGAACGAACGCGACGAGGACCTGAACGATGGCGTGATCCCGCAGATGCCGGCCGGCAATCTGGTGATCTTCTCGCTCGCCGACGGCGTGCCGGATTGCGACAGCCGCATCGTCGCCGATCTGACCGGGCTTGCCGAGGTGGCCGGCGACGATCCCGAGCCGGAGTTCGTCGACATCAACGCCAACAACGAGATCGCCGTCACGCTGCAGGAAAACAACCACATCGCCATCGTGAACGGCGCCGACGGCTCCATCGTCAGCCATTTCTCCGCCGGCGCGGTCGATCTGGACAATGTCGACGTGGAAGAAGAGCGCGCGCTGACCTTCGACGGCACGCTGAAGGGCGTGGCGCGCGAGCCGGACGCGGTGCAGTGGCTCGACGACGAGCGCCTGGTGACGGCCAACGAGGGCGACTACCGGGGTGGATCGCGCGGCTTCACGATCTTCTCGAAGTCCGGCGAGGTGCTGCACGAATCCGGGCTCGACTTCGAGTATCGCGTCGCGCTCGCCGGGCATTATCCCGAGCGTCGGTCGGGCAACAAGGGCGTCGAGCCGGAGGGCATGGAAGTCGGCACCTTCGGCGAGAGCACCTATGTGTTCCTGCTGTCGGAGCGCGGCTCGGTGATCGGTGTCTATGAGGACACGGGCGAGACCCCGGCCTTCAAGCAGCTTCTGCCGACGGCGCTCGCGCCGGAAGGGGCGGTCGCGATCCCCGGTCGCAACCTGCTCGCGGTCTCCAACGAGGCGGACCTGATCGAGGATGGCGGCGTGCGCTCGCATGTCACGATCTATGCCTATGCGGAAGGGGCGCCCGCCTATCCGATGATCGTGTCGACCATGGACGCGGAAACCGGGCGCCCGGTCGGGTTCGGCGCGCTCTCGGGCCTTGCGGCCGATCCGAGCGAGCCGGGCCGTCTCTACGCGGTGAACGACAGCTTCTATGCCATGCAGCCGACGATCTTCACGATCGACGCCACGCAGCAGCCGGCCCGCATCACCAAGGCGACGCGGGTCACCCGCGCCGGCCAGCCGGCCCAGCTGCTCGATCTGGAGGGCATCGTGTCCGACGGCGCGGACGGCTTCTGGCTCGCCTCGGAAGGGCGGACCGACCGTCTCGTCCCGCATGCGCTCTACCATGTCGATGCCGAGGGCGAGATCCGGACGCAGGTGCCGTTCCCGGCCGAACTCCTGGCGGTGGAGCGCCGGTTCGGTGCCGAAGGCATCACGCTGATCGGCGACACGCTGTGGATCGCGATCCAGCGCTCCTGGAAGGACGATCCGGAGAACACCGTGAAGCTCGTCGCCTACAACACCGAAACCGGTGAATGGGGCGCGGTACGCTATCCGACCGAGCCGGCGGAAAGCGGCTGGGTCGGCCTGTCGGAGATCACCCTCCACGGCGATCACGTCTACATCGTGGAGCGCGACAACCGGATCGGCGCGGCGGCGAAGATCAAGAAGCTGACCCGCGTGGCGCTGTCGGAGTTGCAGCCGGCCCCGCTCGGCGGCGAGCTGCCGCTGGTGACGAAGGAAGACGTGCGCGACTTCATCCCCGATCTCACCGCCACCGGCGGCTATGTCGTGGACAAGATCGAGGGCTTCGCCATCGACGCGGACGGTGTGGGCTATGCCGTCACCGACAACGACGGCGTCGACGACAGCAATGGCGAGACGCTGTTCTTCTCCATCGGAAAGATGTGA
- the mnmA gene encoding tRNA 2-thiouridine(34) synthase MnmA, which produces MMRNSLDLPKPPAETRVVVAMSGGVDSSVVAGLMKREGYDVIGVTLQLYDHGEAVHRAGACCAGQDIQDARRVAERLGIPHYVLDYEERFREAVIERFAESYISGETPIPCVACNQTVKFSDLLETAKTLGADVLATGHYIRSALVDGKRALFRPVDLDRDQSYFLFATTQEQIDFLRFPLGGMTKPETRELAREFGLEIAEKQDSQDICFVPQGKYADVIERLKPDAAEPGEIVHVDGRVLGRHDGIIHYTIGQRRGIGIAMGEPLYVVRLDAAERRVVVGPREALGTREIVLRDVNWIGPDTLAEIGETGREIFAKVRSTRPPRPAVLRVGDGTCVVELLDGETGVAPGQACVFFDEEGDGARVLGGGWIDRTVPAGLASGRAATSSPSQTTTAAAQ; this is translated from the coding sequence ATGATGCGCAACAGCCTGGACCTGCCCAAGCCCCCCGCCGAGACGCGCGTGGTCGTCGCCATGTCCGGCGGGGTGGATTCCTCGGTGGTCGCCGGCCTGATGAAGCGCGAGGGCTATGACGTCATCGGCGTCACGCTCCAGCTCTACGACCACGGCGAGGCCGTGCACCGCGCCGGCGCGTGCTGCGCGGGTCAGGACATCCAGGATGCCCGGCGCGTGGCCGAACGGCTCGGCATTCCCCACTATGTACTCGACTATGAGGAGCGATTTCGCGAGGCCGTGATCGAGCGCTTCGCCGAAAGCTACATCTCGGGCGAAACGCCCATTCCCTGCGTGGCCTGCAACCAGACGGTCAAGTTCTCCGATCTGCTGGAGACGGCAAAGACGCTGGGTGCCGACGTGCTGGCCACCGGCCACTACATCCGCTCCGCGCTCGTCGACGGTAAGCGCGCCCTGTTCCGCCCCGTCGATCTCGACCGCGATCAGAGCTATTTCCTCTTCGCCACGACCCAGGAGCAGATCGACTTCCTGCGCTTTCCGCTCGGCGGGATGACGAAGCCCGAGACCCGGGAGCTGGCGCGCGAATTCGGGTTGGAGATCGCGGAGAAGCAGGACAGCCAGGACATCTGCTTCGTGCCGCAGGGCAAATACGCCGACGTGATCGAGCGCCTGAAGCCCGACGCCGCGGAGCCCGGCGAGATCGTGCATGTGGACGGCCGCGTGCTCGGCCGCCACGACGGCATCATCCACTACACGATCGGACAGCGGCGCGGCATCGGCATCGCCATGGGCGAACCGCTCTACGTGGTGCGTCTCGACGCCGCCGAACGCCGCGTCGTCGTCGGCCCGCGCGAGGCGCTCGGCACCCGCGAGATCGTGCTGCGCGACGTCAACTGGATCGGACCCGACACGCTTGCGGAGATCGGCGAGACGGGCCGCGAGATCTTCGCCAAGGTGCGCTCCACACGGCCGCCGCGTCCGGCGGTCCTTCGGGTCGGCGACGGCACCTGCGTCGTCGAGCTTCTCGACGGCGAAACCGGCGTCGCGCCCGGCCAGGCCTGCGTCTTCTTCGACGAGGAGGGCGACGGCGCCCGGGTGCTCGGCGGCGGCTGGATCGACCGCACCGTGCCCGCCGGCCTCGCCTCGGGCCGCGCCGCGACCTCCTCCCCTTCCCAGACAACGACGGCAGCCGCCCAATGA
- a CDS encoding flagellar hook capping FlgD N-terminal domain-containing protein produces MSGIEGLSGATGAAAAASGAGQSDKSRLDANYELFLSMLTTQIQNQDPLDPTDSSKYTEQLVQYSSVEQQIKTNDQLAGLLSVMAASSASNYVSYIGTDVVASGATTRLDDGEANWTYETAEGGPARVEIRNSLGAVVYAGNAELNAGRDTFTWDGRTNSGSTAPDGDYTVTIARYDANNDPKIRVRTEVSGTVDGVEFTDTGAVLTIGGARIPANAVISVSRS; encoded by the coding sequence ATGAGCGGGATCGAGGGCCTGAGCGGCGCAACCGGCGCGGCGGCGGCGGCTTCCGGGGCGGGGCAGAGCGACAAGTCGCGGCTCGATGCCAATTACGAGCTGTTCCTGTCGATGCTGACGACGCAGATCCAGAACCAGGATCCGCTCGATCCGACGGACTCGTCCAAATACACCGAGCAACTGGTGCAGTATTCCTCGGTCGAGCAGCAGATCAAGACGAACGATCAGCTCGCCGGTCTTCTGTCGGTCATGGCGGCCTCCAGCGCGTCCAACTATGTCAGCTACATCGGCACCGACGTGGTTGCGTCGGGCGCCACGACGCGCCTCGACGACGGCGAAGCGAACTGGACCTACGAGACCGCCGAGGGCGGTCCGGCGCGGGTCGAGATCCGCAACAGCCTCGGCGCGGTGGTCTACGCCGGCAATGCCGAGCTGAACGCAGGGCGCGATACCTTCACCTGGGACGGTCGCACCAACAGCGGATCTACGGCGCCGGACGGCGACTACACGGTCACGATCGCCCGCTACGACGCCAACAACGATCCGAAGATCCGGGTTCGCACGGAGGTTTCGGGCACCGTCGACGGTGTGGAGTTCACCGACACCGGCGCGGTGCTGACGATCGGCGGCGCGCGCATTCCGGCGAACGCGGTGATTTCGGTGAGCCGCAGCTGA
- a CDS encoding DUF1153 domain-containing protein has protein sequence MTDRASARVKYVIGPDGSPLTIADLPPATTRRWVIRRKAEVVAAVRGGLLSLDEACKRYTLTVEEFLSWQSSIDRHGLAGLRATRVQQYRN, from the coding sequence ATGACCGACCGAGCGAGTGCACGAGTCAAATATGTGATCGGTCCCGACGGGTCTCCCCTGACGATCGCCGATCTGCCGCCCGCCACGACGCGGCGCTGGGTCATCCGGCGCAAGGCGGAAGTGGTGGCGGCCGTCCGGGGCGGTCTGCTGTCTCTGGACGAAGCCTGCAAGCGATATACGCTGACGGTGGAGGAATTCCTGTCCTGGCAGAGTTCCATCGACCGCCACGGACTGGCCGGTCTGCGCGCGACCCGCGTTCAGCAGTACCGCAACTGA
- a CDS encoding GNAT family N-acetyltransferase encodes MAARPRDAVSESPSGAAPPVVREVSAQDWDAFVLRFEDAIQEQLQDFNAARRSDDKLRRLGVFRGDTPVGAALLRKVRVPVTGGAIYSTRWGPLWRPAGADPAPDDPEAVYRALVDTVVRDEGAGLVFMPRPDPAFGEADLAALDRLGFRAAPPLHNAARYFVNVDLAPDAIRKSLSQKWRYNLKKALREGLETGLVHGEEGRAEVLALYEEMVARKKFVDYSPIDTLARRLAHPLDALRPRMFVTRKDGRAVAMAVVDVCGDTASFLYGATSDAALPLRAGYALQWAVLEYLSAQPSIRWYGLGGGGDTENCSLHQFKRGMTGKAGRTVPEPSPRYIGGRKCPTALVRVAVSSRDMRNRLREGLGAAFSLRLGG; translated from the coding sequence GTGGCCGCGCGTCCCCGGGACGCTGTGTCGGAAAGCCCGTCCGGCGCCGCGCCGCCGGTCGTGCGCGAGGTGTCCGCGCAGGACTGGGATGCCTTCGTCCTGCGCTTCGAGGACGCCATCCAGGAACAGCTTCAGGACTTCAACGCCGCGCGACGCTCGGACGACAAGCTGCGCCGGCTCGGCGTATTTCGCGGCGACACCCCCGTCGGCGCGGCCTTGCTGCGCAAGGTGCGTGTGCCGGTGACGGGCGGCGCCATCTATTCCACCCGCTGGGGGCCCCTGTGGCGTCCCGCAGGCGCCGATCCGGCGCCGGACGACCCGGAGGCGGTCTATCGCGCGCTGGTGGACACGGTCGTGCGCGATGAGGGGGCGGGGCTCGTCTTCATGCCGCGTCCCGACCCGGCCTTCGGCGAGGCCGATCTCGCCGCGCTCGACCGGCTCGGGTTTCGCGCCGCCCCGCCGCTGCACAACGCGGCGCGCTATTTCGTCAATGTCGATCTCGCGCCCGACGCCATCCGCAAGAGCCTGTCGCAGAAGTGGCGCTACAACCTCAAGAAGGCTTTGCGCGAGGGGTTGGAGACCGGGCTCGTGCACGGCGAGGAGGGCCGGGCCGAGGTGCTGGCGCTCTACGAGGAAATGGTCGCGCGCAAGAAGTTCGTCGATTATTCGCCGATCGACACGCTGGCCCGCCGGCTCGCGCATCCGCTCGATGCCCTGCGCCCGCGCATGTTCGTGACGCGCAAGGACGGCCGGGCGGTCGCCATGGCGGTGGTCGATGTGTGCGGCGACACCGCGTCCTTCCTCTATGGCGCGACGAGCGACGCGGCCCTGCCGCTGCGCGCGGGCTACGCGCTGCAATGGGCGGTTCTGGAGTATCTTTCGGCGCAGCCGTCGATCCGCTGGTACGGGCTCGGCGGCGGCGGCGACACCGAGAACTGCTCGCTGCATCAGTTCAAGCGCGGCATGACCGGAAAGGCCGGGCGGACCGTGCCGGAGCCCTCGCCGCGCTACATCGGCGGGCGGAAGTGCCCGACCGCGCTGGTGCGCGTCGCCGTCTCCAGCCGCGACATGCGCAACCGTCTGCGCGAGGGGCTGGGGGCCGCGTTCTCCCTGCGGCTGGGCGGTTGA
- a CDS encoding flagellar hook-length control protein FliK has protein sequence MPSGDPTMLPASGAAQSADGTPPLSLAAAPLEGATVAGAALVGAALQNEPENEPANGPSAAISIAGAGAGTTGAPTLTSATGLPVSQNGDPVTSSAGATPTATSKGGEASMSLRADALAAEGAGAVAAARPAPGAAMAAAAPASGRVPAGLATAPGGAAAAPVSLTQGIATASPTVAAVPADGLPDTSAPVVRAAGVAASAGTDLTQPEPVAPMATTGRAGLLSGTGPASVSNQVPSDPSISGVRSEQALAGLPASTVSAAASTNDGPVDATTQTITQATTQATTDATGGAPRLGGSATGAPPSLVGAVTPGAATADGMARSAPSGGLAAMPESAPATGTATAETAMSGASEGGADAPSTAARTTPDGASAAKATGADPAAAQPATSAGVAAQTMLRRPAASAGASEGRAPDAITIETGPRPVDGSGAQSSAAPGTGVGSASTPASAPGLPAGEAGMTAAQSATAQSATSLSTGSQTTGAQTAGVLSGGSLSGDTIAAGDAAPDAAASGSPRPSTSPPVSASASPEEGAAQQSQSQSQSQSQSQAQPQASPPAAATPAPVRVGVSAAALAFAAALSDGASGDGGSDFDGFGEFLARGDGVSQAGANGRSTAVLPQSAPQQAAAATHLAAEVARFAAKGETRFQIRMDPAELGRVDVELKIGTDGTVRAHLAVERSETLDLFMRDQRGLERALDAAGLKLDGGSVQLSLKDQGGFAGFNRPDDGRGEGSPGGEGQGGGGDGEDDDAGAAIVSRVQVSGARGALDIQI, from the coding sequence GTGCCCTCCGGCGATCCGACGATGCTGCCCGCCTCCGGCGCGGCGCAATCGGCCGACGGCACGCCTCCGCTCAGCCTCGCCGCCGCGCCCCTGGAAGGTGCGACGGTGGCGGGAGCGGCCCTGGTGGGCGCGGCTCTTCAGAATGAGCCGGAGAATGAGCCGGCGAATGGGCCGTCCGCCGCGATTTCGATCGCCGGCGCGGGCGCGGGTACGACCGGCGCGCCGACGCTCACGTCCGCCACGGGACTGCCTGTATCGCAGAACGGGGACCCGGTGACCTCGAGCGCCGGCGCGACCCCGACCGCGACGTCAAAGGGTGGCGAGGCGTCCATGTCGCTCCGCGCGGACGCGCTTGCGGCCGAGGGGGCTGGCGCCGTGGCAGCGGCCCGTCCGGCACCCGGGGCCGCCATGGCCGCCGCAGCGCCGGCATCCGGACGCGTGCCTGCCGGGCTGGCGACCGCGCCCGGCGGCGCAGCGGCAGCGCCGGTTTCCCTGACACAGGGAATCGCCACCGCATCGCCGACGGTCGCTGCCGTGCCCGCCGATGGTCTTCCCGACACGTCGGCTCCGGTCGTGCGCGCCGCAGGCGTCGCCGCGTCCGCCGGCACGGACCTTACGCAGCCGGAACCGGTCGCGCCGATGGCGACGACCGGGCGCGCCGGCCTGTTGTCGGGCACGGGACCGGCGAGCGTTTCGAATCAGGTTCCATCCGACCCGTCGATCTCCGGGGTGCGTTCTGAGCAGGCCCTGGCCGGGCTCCCGGCGTCCACCGTGTCCGCAGCGGCGTCCACCAACGACGGTCCGGTCGATGCGACCACTCAGACAATCACTCAGGCGACGACCCAGGCAACCACCGATGCGACCGGCGGGGCGCCGCGCCTCGGCGGATCGGCAACCGGAGCGCCGCCGTCCCTCGTCGGGGCCGTGACGCCCGGTGCGGCGACAGCTGACGGCATGGCCCGGTCAGCGCCGAGCGGTGGGCTCGCGGCGATGCCCGAAAGCGCGCCAGCCACCGGGACCGCAACTGCGGAGACCGCCATGTCCGGCGCCTCCGAAGGCGGCGCGGACGCACCGTCGACGGCCGCCAGGACGACGCCGGACGGCGCATCCGCCGCGAAGGCCACCGGTGCCGATCCGGCGGCGGCGCAGCCCGCGACCTCGGCGGGCGTTGCGGCCCAGACCATGCTGCGCCGGCCGGCAGCCTCCGCGGGGGCGTCCGAAGGGCGGGCGCCCGACGCGATCACGATCGAGACAGGCCCGCGCCCGGTTGACGGATCGGGGGCGCAATCGTCTGCCGCGCCCGGCACGGGCGTCGGATCCGCCAGCACTCCCGCGTCCGCGCCGGGGCTGCCGGCGGGAGAGGCGGGGATGACCGCTGCCCAGTCCGCCACCGCCCAGTCCGCCACCTCCCTGTCCACCGGATCCCAGACCACCGGGGCCCAGACCGCCGGGGTCTTGTCAGGCGGGTCGCTGTCCGGCGACACGATTGCCGCGGGCGATGCCGCCCCGGACGCGGCGGCGAGCGGTTCGCCGCGCCCGTCGACGTCCCCCCCGGTGTCTGCGTCAGCATCCCCGGAGGAGGGCGCGGCCCAGCAGTCCCAGTCCCAGTCCCAGTCTCAGTCCCAGTCTCAGGCCCAGCCGCAGGCGTCTCCCCCGGCGGCAGCGACGCCGGCACCGGTGCGTGTCGGCGTCAGCGCGGCGGCGCTCGCCTTCGCGGCCGCCCTTTCGGATGGCGCGTCGGGTGACGGCGGGAGCGACTTCGACGGCTTCGGCGAGTTTCTGGCGCGCGGCGACGGGGTGAGCCAGGCCGGCGCGAACGGCCGCTCCACGGCGGTTCTGCCGCAGAGCGCGCCGCAGCAGGCCGCCGCCGCCACCCATCTGGCCGCCGAAGTGGCCCGCTTCGCCGCCAAGGGCGAGACCAGGTTCCAGATCCGCATGGATCCGGCGGAGCTCGGGCGCGTCGACGTGGAACTCAAGATCGGCACGGACGGAACGGTTCGGGCCCATCTGGCGGTCGAGCGCAGCGAAACGCTGGATCTTTTCATGCGCGATCAGCGGGGCCTTGAGCGGGCGCTGGACGCGGCCGGGCTGAAGCTCGACGGCGGGTCGGTGCAATTGTCCCTGAAGGACCAGGGCGGCTTTGCGGGATTCAACCGGCCGGATGACGGACGCGGCGAGGGATCGCCCGGCGGCGAGGGGCAGGGTGGTGGAGGCGACGGCGAGGATGACGACGCCGGGGCCGCCATCGTGTCCCGTGTGCAGGTAAGCGGCGCGCGCGGCGCGCTGGACATTCAGATCTGA